CGATCCCAAACAGACaataacgaaaaataaacgaaacGATTATTAGATCATGTTTaccaaaaatttgtaatttcttTTAGTATATACAGTAGGTATTAAAAATAACGGCTTGTTTGATACTTAGATGCATCCAAATATATTCAAGTCGGACACGAAGCATCACAAGTTCAAAGGTGTCAGCATACATTGTTTCAAGAAAATCTAACTCCAAACGTTTGTGGACAAGTTATCTTCATTCGCACGTTACTTCACCGACCTGTTGAACGTTTTCGCAACGGCACTTTGAAAAATGCCACAAAATGTATGCCACCCGTATTAGCACAAATTCTTTCAGTACATCGTGGTATAATTTAAGCCACGTCACGTCTCGCAACAACGATACAAAGAAGGTTAAATGTTGATTATACAAAGCTCCGGGTCGATTCAATCAAAAACGATCAAAAATCCAGCACGACCCAAAAAACGTCTGTAAGTTGAATATAGACTTTGGATTGAATTGACCGAACTATACAAAGATTAGAGAAAAGAGATGACGTCATAGCGTATTTCCTGCCCTACAGGCAAACGATTTCTATCGTTGtgagaaaacaattttttgcattttttctgaCCAGTTGCTAAGTCAGTCTCTTAATTGAATCGTGCAGTTTGAAAACGAAGGGTTTGAGCTTAATCGGGTGCTTGACAGTTTAGTGTAAACCTTTTCACcagtaagttttgagtttagATTTTGTATATGTTGTCTAAAAACACCTTTACATGAAAAGGCGCCAATGTATTGCTCTTAAGGTTTAGGTGTTTAACAACATTCTAGTAAAAACAATGTCCATTTTGTCAAGTAGATAACAATATAACTTACATAGGTTAAGTAATGACTTAGCCCTGGACCCTTAAAGCTTGCCTCAAATCAAACATCAGCAAGTTGATGTTGTTTACAGTTATTATTAGTGTTtagtgcaaaatatttgctcaGAAAACGAGAATTTAAAAAGCTTGTTTCTAACTCTTTTTGCTAATGATCATTTATGATCATATAGCCTACACTGCTTGCGTTTGCGTTGGTTTCGCCAGTGACGTCTGTTTGCCGCGACGAGCGTAACATACCTAGTTtctgtttgatttaaaagGATCATGTTGTCACCTGGCGAAGAGAAACGCATCAGCAACATGGTGAGAAAATTGTCGCCATGCTTGGAAAGCAATCGCAAAGTTTACAATCAGTACGCAGAAGGCTATGACGCAATGAACGTCGCCGTTGGGAACCAACTGCCCAGCTTTGTGGCAAAACTTTGCTTGAAACATTTACCAGCTAACATCAAAAATAATATGGAGCAATGCACAGTGTTGGATTTTCCTTCATGtaagaaattaaattatataataaCTGTAACTTAAAAGCGTAGAATATACTTCTAAGATTTGATATAAACGTATGCACAATTACTATCCGAAAGCCCCTAGATATCGCTTGTTTTTACTCTGGAAGGTGCATTCATTGCACTACTTAAAAGCAACATTTCCCTACACTGTAGGCACAGGATATACAGCCAAATCGTTGAGAGATAAAGGTTTCACAGGAATCATAGACGGTGTCGATGGGTCTGTTGAGATGATAAAGGTAGCTGAGAAAAAGAATCTATACAGGTAGACTTGCTAATAGAAACAAGGCttaattttaagtaaatttgCTAAGTTGTGCACAGGTTTGTTACTTAATAATTACTATGAGTTAAACGTTTCTGTTTCAACAGAAAAATAACTACTCATTTGATCACGCCAGACAATCCTATTCCCTTTGGAGACAATTGCTATGACGTGGTGATAAACGGTGCCAATCACACCTTTACACCAGGAAATGTTGAACCTGAATCTGTTTGTGTGAGCATAATACCCTATTGTTGCGCAGTGACGTTTCATTCCTGTATgggttgaaaaatacaacagaGTTGTAGGCTATAAAATACGCTGCAGGTTCATGTTTAgatgcaaaatttttgaattcCAGGAATTTTTAAGAGTGCTGAGACCAGGAGGAATTATGCTGTTGAACGGCGCTCATCTTGCATTCACCGATGTGGAGTCAAATTCGAAGCAGGACCTCCAAGATGTCATTGAAAGACTACAAGATGAAGGGAAATGTGAACTCATAGAAGAGGTATGAACACTTTCGTTTTCGTGCTTTCCAGTTTCACGAATTAGATCTCGTCATTGTCGTGGCAACGTTTTTTACAACTTGaaattttgtctttttgttaaaaattctttCAGGTTGACGTAGACATTTTTCAATCGGAGTCAAAATTTAACCAGTTTCAAAGAACAACCGTTTACTGCATATCTAAGGCGGTGAAATGACAAAGACATCTGTCTATCGTTTGATATCAAGTGATGCTGGGTCTGACGTCCAGATATGCCAGTTCAAATCTCTTTTAGTCTAACGACTAACTAATTTCGTCACGCATATGTATACGTCATAATTGTGTTCTCTGTTTACAACTTTTTCTTATAAATCAGCACCATTTTAcgcatgttttcaaaattataaccTTCCATcgttttagattttttctGTCAATGCGATTTCgatgtcaatttttttctttcctgCGCTTTACCGTCCG
Above is a window of Clavelina lepadiformis chromosome 8, kaClaLepa1.1, whole genome shotgun sequence DNA encoding:
- the LOC143469693 gene encoding malonyl-[acyl-carrier protein] O-methyltransferase 1-like; the protein is MLSPGEEKRISNMVRKLSPCLESNRKVYNQYAEGYDAMNVAVGNQLPSFVAKLCLKHLPANIKNNMEQCTVLDFPSCTGYTAKSLRDKGFTGIIDGVDGSVEMIKVAEKKNLYRKITTHLITPDNPIPFGDNCYDVVINGANHTFTPGNVEPESVCEFLRVLRPGGIMLLNGAHLAFTDVESNSKQDLQDVIERLQDEGKCELIEEVDVDIFQSESKFNQFQRTTVYCISKAVK